From Rutidosis leptorrhynchoides isolate AG116_Rl617_1_P2 chromosome 3, CSIRO_AGI_Rlap_v1, whole genome shotgun sequence, a single genomic window includes:
- the LOC139900872 gene encoding uncharacterized protein, protein MPPRESTEARFQRLLVEGIAAATAAMATTLQNNINNNGNNGNGNGNHDGCSHKTFMGSKPQEFCGTEGPVGLSRWFEKLESIFRASRVREEDKVNFASCTLKNSALTWWNNHVSTIGNDVAYGLSWEAFKQRMITRYCPRGELKKLETELKNLKMKGNDIDAYDQRFFELTLLCPNVFPTEDLKIEAYIEGLSDLIEVGVESSEPQTIEAAIAMAHKLNDKILRKAKKISSGETGNEVAKKDESGKRKWESNRNSNHNQHKKHNNSGSKQGNQRQRCPRCYKNHTGFCTAVCSKCNKQGHIAQDCKSSISNTAAKEPINGKDKVVAPRVCYGCGKPGHFIDSCPDKKKNGGNARGRAFNINVKDAEEDPELVTGTFSVNNLLLHVLFDSGADSCFVSSKLSPKIITPLSTLDGKYTVEVANGKLLKAEKVYRNCSITLGDRSFDLDLIPIELGSFDVIIGMDWLSKNRAEIVCYEKAIRILQVDGEPLMIYGDRKCKQLNLITCLKVQKYLRKGCHAILAHVRKPDPKERQLSDVAIVRDFPEVFPEDLPGLPPHRAVEFQIDLAPGTAPVARAPYRLAPSELQELASQLQDLLEKVVSMVEDDILYGGLYGRQWRDGLEEKTKWWWLTVGEGG, encoded by the exons ATGCCTCCTCGTGAATCTACCGAAGCTCGCTTTCAGCGATTGTTAGTAGAGGGTATCGCTGCTGCCACTGCTGCTATGGCCACAACTCTTCAGAATAATATCAACAACAATGGCAATAATGGGAATGGAAATGGGAACCATGATGGTTGTTCTCACAAGACCTTCATGGGGAGTAAACCTCAAGAGTTTTGTGGTACTGAAGGACCAGTTGGTCTTTCAcgttggtttgagaagttggaatctatATTCCGAGCTAGCAGGGTCCGAGAAGAGGATAAGGTGAACTTCGCCAGTTGCACTTTGAaaaatagtgcattgacctggtggaataaTCATGTTAGTACTATTGGGAATGATGTGGCATATGGCCTTAGTTGGGAAGCTTTCAAgcaaagaatgatcacccgctactgTCCAAGAGGTGAACTTAAGAAACTAGAGACTGAGCTGAAAAATCTAAAAATGAAGGGAAATGATATTGATGCTTATGACCAGCGGTTCTTTGAGTTGACTCTTTTGTGTCCAAATGTTTTTCCTACCGAAGACCTCAAGATCGAGGCTTATATTGAAGGATTGTCTGACTTGATTGAAGTTGGGGTTGAATCCAGTGAACCTCAAACTATTGAAGCTGCCATAGCTATGGCACACAAGCTGAACGACAAGATTTTGCGTAAGGCAAAGAAGATTTCATCTGGAGAAACTGGCAATGAGGTTGCTAAGAAAGATGAGAGCGGGAAGCGGAAATGGGAAAGTAACCGCAACTCAAATCACAATCAGCATAAGAAGCATAATAACTCAGGTTCTAAGCAGGGTAATCAGCGTCAAAGGTGCCCAAGATGCTACAAGAACCATACTGGGTTCTGTACAGCTGTGTGTTCCAAGTGCAACAAACAGGGACACATAGCTCAAGATTGTAAGAGCTCTATTTCTAATACTGCTGCAAAGGAACCTATTAATGGGAAGGATAAAGTTGTTGCACCGAGGGTTTGTTATGGGTGCGGAAAACCAGGACATTTTATCGATTCGTGCCCGGATAAGAAGAAAAATGGTGGGAACgcgcgtggtagagcgttcaacattaatgtcaAAGATGCGGAAGAGGATCCTGAGTTGGTTACTGGTACGTTTTCAGTCAATAATTTACTGCTTCATGttctatttgattctggtgcggattcATGTTTCGTGTCTAGCAAACTAAGTCCTAAAATCATCACTCCATTATCGACCTTAGACGGAAAGTATACTGTAGAGGTAGCTAATGGTAAATTACTTAAGGCTGAAAAAGTGTATCGTAATTGTAGTATAACTTTGGGTGATAGAAGTTTTGATTTAGACTTGATACCTattgagttaggaagttttgatgtaatcattggtatggattggctatcCAAGAATCGAGCTGAGATCGTTTGCTATGAGAAGGCTATTCGTATTCTTCAAGTAGATGGAGAACCGTTAATGATCTATGGTGATAGGAAGTGCAAGCAGTTGAacctcattacctgtttgaaagttCAGAAGTATCTCAGGAAAgggtgtcatgctattcttgctcacgtAAGAAAACCCGATCCAAAAGAAAGACAGTTGAGTGACGTAGCAATCGTCCGTGACTTTCCCGAAGTGTTTCCTGAAGATTTACCCGGACTTCCACCGCACCGAGCGGTCGAGTTTCAAATTGATCTAGCACCGGGTACTGCTCCTGTAGCCCGTGCGccttatagacttgctccatccgaactcCAAGAACTTGCAAGTCAACTTCAAGATTTAttagagaaag TGGTTTCAATGGTGGAAGATGATATTCTATACGGTGGTTTATATGGTCGACAATGGAGAGATGGTTTAGAAGAGAAGACAAAGTGGTGGTGGCTCACAGTGGGTGAGGGTGGTTAG